The DNA sequence TTTGCGGTTGCCGATCTCATCGACAAACGGTTCCACGATTATGCGTTCCGGGTCATCAAAGGCGATCGGGAACAGGCTCTCGAACGGATCGGAGAAACACTGGATCTCCCGGTATATTACACGAACGGCACCCATGTCACGCCCGGCGCGGATGTCAGCCTCACCGAGCGGCTTGAGATAGAGCACGTCTTCTTCCCGATAGTCGACGGCGGCAATATTTTCCATATATGGCTCGGGGAAGCACGCCCCGATCCACGCGGTCTGATGGACATGGCATTTAACCTCTGCCGCAACTCTCAGGTCGGGTACTTTGCATTCACGCGTGATCTCACCGTCTCCCTCAAGCAGTTTACGGAATATCACGGTGAAAAAGTGCCCGGGAAAGGAATCGCCGCAGCGGACCGGCGTATCCGGGCATAAAATAAGCCGTTGTATCAGGTATCGACGGGACCCATCCTGTACGATGCACGGGGGATATGCATCTCGAACCGTGCTCCCTGCCCTTCCACCCCGGTTTCCCGGATCGTTATGCCGGTGATGTGCAGGATTTCCCGGATGAGGAATAGACCGAATCCCGTGTTTCTTCCGTACCCCTGTATGAAAATAAGTTCTTTTATATTCTGAGGTATCCCTGATCCGTCATCCTCGCAGAAAATGACGAGTTCCGTCTCCGTCTCCGCCGTGGAAAAGCGAATCGTGGTGAGACCATCCCCCCCGTAGCGCATTGAATTGTCAATCAGGTTGTAGAAGACCTTTTCTAGAAGCGGATCGGCGTGGATCCGGGCGGTTCCGGTCTGCACCAGTATCCCGACTCTGCCCGTATCAAACATGCCGGCAGCTTTCCGTATTACCTCTGCGGCAGTGAACCATTGTGGTTCCCGCACCCCTATCTCCTGATAGTCGTGTGAGAATTCCACCTGTCTGAGGATCGTCCGCGCGGCCTCCTTAATCTTCGCTATACTGTAGGATGTCTCTTCATCCTGGGCTTGCGTATCCAGAATCTCAAGGAATCCGAAGATCACCGTGAGCTGATTGCGGATATCATGGCGCGTGATCGAACTGAGGAGAGTGAGTTTGTTGTTCAGTTGCCTGAGCGCCTTCTCGGCCTGTTGCCGCGTGGTGATGTCGCGTGCAATATGTGTCGCGCCGATCAGGTTGTTACGGGAATCCTTCAATGCGTTAAAGACAAACTCGTAATTCGCTCCGGTGCCCAGCTGTTCGACACAACAGTATTCCCTCCCCTTGAGGGCAAGCCCCCACAATGCCGCCAGCTTATCCCGCGATTCGGGGATGTGGGACAGGGTATCATCAAGCCGCATTCCGAGTTCAGGGTTGGTCCCGAATGCACGCTGGAATGTCTTTTTATATGCAGAATTAAACGCGATAAAACGGAAGTCCGTGTCAAGGGCGGCGAGAAGGTCGCTGCTACTGTCGATCATCCCGTAGAGGATATCCCGCTTCAGGTTCAGGACGCTTTCCGCCTGTTTCATCCGTGTTATATCCCGGTTGTATACCGCGAGCATCGTAACGGTTCCCGTTCCGTTCGGAATAGGAACGATATTGTTCTGATAAATATGCTCCCCGTACTCGTCTTCGAACTCAACGGGTCTCCCGGTAACGACCGCCCGGATAACGGGGGTATTGCGTGATTCGATCAGTTTCGGGGGCATGAAATGACAAAAATTCTTACCAATCAGGTCGCGATATCCGAGATCGCGCTTCGCATTTATTTTTTGCAGGCAGGAGAGGGCTCTGCGGTTGAGTGCGAGGAAATTGCCTTCCACATCGAGGAGAATGGCAGTATCGGGAATAGAGTCCAGCAGCGTCTGAATTATCTTCTTTTTTTCGATCTCCGCCTCCTCGCTGCGGCGCTGCTGGATGGCCATCCCGATCACGTTCGCAGACGTCCGCAGGGAAGACAGATCGCTGTCGCTCCATCGTCGGGGTGCCGAACAGGAATCAAATTCAAGAAATCCCCAGAAAGAACCATTTGCCATAATCGGCACGGCAAGGAGGGATAGTATGCCCCGCGGTTCGAGAACTTCCCGCTCGCTGTCAGGAAAATCCGCTACATTGCCTGATACGAAACCGCCCTGTGAGAGGATCCCGAACCATCGCGAAACGACACTCTCGAACGGGACATCCTGAAGATCGGAATTATCACTCTGCGGCGTGATAAAATCCCGCACCCATTCATACCGCAGGCCCGCTTTCATAGTGTCATTGGCGGGATCATAGGAATTTTCAAAAATGTATGCACGATCTGCTTTCATTGCCGTACCGAGGATCGCGAGCGATGCGTTCACCGCTTTGTCGGTATCCCGCTCAGAGAGGAGAATCTCAAGTGAGCGGGTGATTCCGTTCACCATGCTGCTGCCTTCAGAATCTCCGGAAGCGGATTTTTCCGCCACGGTAATGCGGCTGAGTGCGTCATACAGGCGGAGGTGCTCATCGGAGGTGTCGGCTTCTCTGGGAATATACGCGTCTGCGCCCGAGTTCAGTGCCTGCATGGTGGTCTCCGAATCGTCCGGCGCCTTCCAGAGAATGAAAGGAACATCGGAACCGGATTGCCGGATCTCCCTGAGAAGCGTGATGGCGTCTCCTCCGGAAAGATCGAATGCTGCAGCAATACCATCGATTCTGCTGGTCCCGAGGATCAGAAGCGCCTGCGCGGGTGAATGTGCGACGACAACCGGGGAGATACCGTTACTCTGCAAAAACCGTGCAGTTTTTTCGGAGGATTCGGCATTTTGGTCAACAAGCAGGATGGATCTCATAGGTTCGCTCCGGTGATGCGCATCAAAGGTACGGGGATTATCGATAATCCCCGGTGCATATCTATCACCTCAAATCATATATAAATCTCCACATTCCCTCGTGTCCCATCCGGGAAAGAGCTACGTGAAAAAACGAACCTTAAAGAGGGCATACCGGAATATGGCTTACTGGTGCTGTTATGCCCGGGGACTCACGCCTCGATACGATGCATTCAGGAATTTCATCTCTCTTTGCTTCACATATTAAGCTCATGTCCCTCATTCAGCTGATATCGGGGCCGTTAACGCTTCCCGCTCTCAGCAGGGATGCGGAAATCCGGCCGTCATCCCTGTATCCCCGGTTGCGTGAACTCGCTGATGATCACCTTCTTTTTCACGACAATGATAGTATTCACCTTACGCCGATTGGCAGTATTCTTGCCAGAAATATTGAAAATATGGTTTTTTCCTTCAACGGGAGCGGGGGTGACGCCACGCTCTCTTCCGGGCAGGGTGGTGCGGTCCGTTACCCGGTCAAAACGGCCCAGCGGGTTATCCGCTCGAAACCGGCAGTTCGCATGCTTGTTTACCTCCAGAACAGTAATCCCACACGGAAAATACTGCAACAGGTGGCGGGCAGTGCAGCATTGTTCCGTTCAGGCCTGCGCACGTTATGGGATGAAGGGCTCGTCATCAATGAAAACGGCGTCTATGCCTTAACCCGGGCCGGAGATGCGGCTTCAGTACAGATCCGGAGTGTTCTTGAGATTCATGCACTCCTGTCACGACATCGCGATTTCTGGATGGGGCATTCTCTGGGAAAGATCCCCGATTATTTCTTAAACAGCCTCGGTCACCTGCATGATGCGGAGCTCATTGCGAACACATCCGCAAATGCCTTCCGGAATTTCGAACACCTCTCTCACGTCATCGGGACCGCCGATACTATCCGCGGCATTTCGGCATGGACAAGCCCCGGCATTGCCAGTGCGATTACGAAACGTGTCGGTGAAGGTGCGTCTGTGGAACTCATCGTAACCCCCGCCCTTCTCCGGGAACTCTCGCGCCCTCCGTACTCGGATCAGTTTGCCCCGCTGAGCGGATGCGGACGTTTCCGCATGTATGTCACGGACCATCCCGTCGGTGTCGGGATGCTGGTTACCGACAGCTGCATTTCCTGCGGTTTTTATCAGAATGACGGCGTGACCTACGACTGCATGCACACACTCACCAGCATGTCGGAAAGGGCTGTGGAGTGGGGCAGGCAGCTGTTCCGGTATTACCGGACCCATGCGCTGCCGGTGGATCCCTGGGCTCTGCCCCCCTCTTTCACGGGGTTCTAGGGTTGTGTATCGGGCCTGAAATTGGATTTACATCAAAAATGCCGCTTTCAGGTTCAATCCCCGGATATATTACCCGAAAACTAAAAAATATATTTTTCCCGTGTCAGGACAACACTAACTGCATGGTCTGGGTCAAGTCCCTTGAAAATACCTACGTCAACGCCGACAATATCATCTCGCTCACCTACGATCAAAAAAGCAATTCATTCGTTGCCGTCATCGGATATCATGAGAAGATACGGCTCCAGCATGTGATTTACCACAACAACGTTCTCGACAATCTCCTGCAGGGCACCACACCGCGGAGCGAATCGGAGATCATCGAGCGCATCATCCGGTGTATAGAAACCGCGAAACAAACCGGTGACCCGGCAACTCTGGATTTCAACCAGATCCTTGCGGATTTTTAAGTGCGGGGCATACCCTGCGCACGTTAAAAGGAAAAAAAATCTCCCGGAAAAAAGGTCAGGCGAAATCTTCCTGAACCAGTTGCACATCAGCAATATCATACTGACGCCGTACAAGCTGTTTCGCCTTGAATATATTTTTGCCTGCCTTTCCAATCGCAATTCCCCGGTCTTCCTCACGGACATCGACGAGGGCGACGCGTTCTCCATCCTCCCTTTCTTCAAATTCGATGGAAAGCACCTGTGCAGGAAGGAAACAGTTTTTCAGGAATTGTTCGAGATCGTTTGAGTATTCCACGACCTCGATACGCTTTCCAAGGATATCAGATGCTTTTTTAATGCTTGAACCCTGTTTTCCGAT is a window from the Methanoculleus sp. SDB genome containing:
- a CDS encoding transcription elongation factor NusA, producing the protein MGEVILTEQTLQLMAQFEEITGAGSRDCIIDERNERLIFVINPGEMGRAIGKQGSSIKKASDILGKRIEVVEYSNDLEQFLKNCFLPAQVLSIEFEEREDGERVALVDVREEDRGIAIGKAGKNIFKAKQLVRRQYDIADVQLVQEDFA